Proteins co-encoded in one Sporosarcina sp. FSL K6-1522 genomic window:
- a CDS encoding IS3 family transposase produces MRKDYTVEQLCHVIGVSRSGYYAYLKRPLKESSERDLKDMAAIQNLFNENGGTYGAKRIAGELRTRDHIVNHKRVARLMKEMNLKSRIRGVKSKKEEKTKSAGYVYPNLLDRDFNATLPNRRWVTDMSELIVKNVKFYISALMDLYNREIIAFVVSDSPNTALIDETIRTAMETRGLTDLKNVIIHSDQGSVYRSYDHNKLSKELEFIPSMSRKANCWDNAVIESFFSHLKTEFPHLFSVNSAEQVIEDLSKFITYFNEKRSQKRLGYLTPVSFLNVKNKAS; encoded by the coding sequence TTGAGAAAGGATTATACAGTTGAACAGCTATGTCATGTAATTGGCGTTTCTCGCAGCGGATATTATGCCTATCTAAAGCGGCCGCTGAAAGAATCCTCGGAAAGAGATCTGAAAGATATGGCTGCTATTCAAAATCTATTTAACGAAAATGGCGGAACTTATGGCGCAAAACGCATCGCAGGAGAACTGCGTACGCGAGACCATATTGTCAACCATAAGCGTGTAGCGAGACTAATGAAGGAAATGAATCTTAAGTCCCGAATTCGGGGTGTGAAATCAAAAAAAGAGGAGAAAACCAAAAGTGCGGGCTATGTATACCCCAACCTTCTTGACCGCGATTTTAATGCCACGCTACCGAATCGCAGATGGGTAACGGATATGTCCGAGCTAATCGTCAAAAACGTGAAATTTTATATTTCAGCACTTATGGACCTTTATAACCGTGAGATTATTGCGTTTGTCGTCAGTGACAGCCCGAATACTGCGTTGATTGATGAGACCATTCGCACAGCGATGGAAACGAGAGGTTTAACCGATTTGAAGAATGTAATTATCCATTCGGATCAGGGAAGTGTCTATCGTTCTTACGATCATAACAAGCTATCAAAAGAATTAGAGTTTATCCCTAGTATGTCACGAAAAGCAAACTGTTGGGATAATGCGGTAATTGAAAGTTTCTTTTCACACCTGAAGACCGAATTCCCGCATCTTTTCTCGGTAAATTCGGCCGAACAGGTGATTGAAGATCTATCTAAATTTATTACATACTTTAATGAAAAACGCAGTCAAAAACGACTGGGTTATTTAACGCCGGTCTCTTTTCTAAACGTCAAAAATAAAGCAAGTTAA
- a CDS encoding ECF transporter S component, translating to MQNVQGHSYTKSRAKTFDLVITAMLAALIFAGTLINIKLPFGQGGLVHLGTSILFIAAILFGPKKGALAGAIGMGLFDILGGWAIWAPTTIISRLLQGYIVGKIAWAKGQRGDNVGLNILAAVASMPVMMAVYYIGQGIMYNNWVAPLASIPGDLIQNVVGLLIAIPVCIVLRKTPYFQKKFNG from the coding sequence ATGCAAAATGTACAAGGACATTCTTATACAAAATCGCGTGCAAAAACATTTGATTTAGTCATTACCGCCATGTTAGCAGCACTGATTTTCGCAGGAACACTGATCAATATTAAGTTACCATTCGGGCAAGGTGGACTCGTTCACTTAGGGACATCTATTCTTTTCATCGCAGCGATTTTATTCGGGCCTAAAAAAGGGGCACTTGCTGGAGCAATCGGGATGGGCTTATTCGATATCTTAGGCGGCTGGGCAATTTGGGCGCCAACGACCATTATCTCGCGCTTATTACAAGGCTACATCGTCGGAAAAATCGCTTGGGCAAAAGGACAGCGAGGCGACAATGTAGGACTAAACATCTTAGCAGCAGTCGCGTCAATGCCGGTGATGATGGCGGTCTACTATATCGGGCAAGGCATTATGTACAACAACTGGGTTGCACCACTAGCATCCATCCCAGGGGACCTTATTCAAAACGTTGTTGGTTTACTGATCGCCATTCCGGTATGTATTGTGTTGAGGAAGACACCTTACTTTCAAAAGAAATTTAATGGGTAA
- a CDS encoding YfmQ family protein produces the protein MTWMTIGAIVIGVILIFITSPTSALVEWVLSKFTPQPKLDSKDVVVSFNGTDLEEAEKDRFNDYFNKAQFLERNHIFPGNENLFLQPETSIIPYIVKVKNRKKEMNYFVYISEDHIEVVKQWKKKVTAFSIKSAYLQNFTVANSLTVKA, from the coding sequence ATGACATGGATGACGATTGGTGCTATAGTAATCGGCGTAATTTTGATCTTTATAACAAGTCCCACAAGTGCGCTTGTAGAGTGGGTTTTAAGTAAATTTACACCTCAGCCGAAACTCGATTCAAAAGATGTGGTTGTTTCGTTTAATGGAACGGATTTAGAGGAAGCAGAGAAAGATCGATTTAATGATTATTTTAACAAAGCTCAATTTTTGGAGAGAAATCATATCTTCCCGGGCAATGAAAACTTGTTTCTGCAACCAGAAACTTCGATTATTCCTTATATCGTTAAAGTGAAAAATCGAAAAAAAGAAATGAATTACTTTGTTTATATTTCCGAAGATCATATTGAGGTAGTCAAGCAGTGGAAGAAAAAAGTGACTGCTTTCAGTATTAAATCTGCGTATCTACAAAACTTTACGGTTGCCAATAGCCTAACTGTAAAGGCTTGA
- a CDS encoding endonuclease, translated as MRKEKWRKPFNTFLSIGLVMSLLVPVFPATSKAATVPADLLISEYVEGSGFNKALELYNGTGTAIDLSDYTLELYANGATAASSKLALSGILPSEETYVLFHKDASDGIKSKGQLENTSVINYNGDDALVLKKSGVVIDSFGQVGARSDWGTDVTLVRKGTITSGDAIPNDAFNRDGEWMVYPKDTFEYLGLHDMDGSPVDPEVPENVISIAAARSTSLGEKVTIKGVVAANLKNTISVQDATGGIAVRPASLNATVGDEVTLTGTLADYRGLLQLDNAIIVEKSGSVGAPTPKVVTGAGVAEDHESQLVIAQNIELIDVQAGAGWANYIATDGTAEFVVRDENNHLGLAVGMTYESITGVIQQFDADYQLIPRSPQDLVVDSSIVQPVSANPAGGTFVGSTTVTLSTPTVNADILYTLDGKDPLEFGMSYEAPIKITADTTLKAVVKMEDGQVSDVKTFVYTITESLQIHDIQGAGHHSPFVNQTVEGIEGIVTYSYTLTGSTYYHIQTPDALADDNPHTSEAIILYSGRTAWPIQVGDVVSVSGKVSEYAIDGYADRQETDLTMTQINVRDDQGGKVVLLERGVALPEAVIIDETNLPSTHIDSDQFTLFNPEVDAIDFWESLEAMRVEVGNVKAVAPQEHGDLVTVLEQASTNTLHGGLLLEQDNQHANRVQFRLEPNGPARDFEVATGDTFDGPITGVVGYSFQNYKIYVSLDDMKAAHTKGSAAPEKTTIVKADDKLTIASYNLENFSNNTKSTSADKAQKLARAFAVDMQSPDIVGVTEVQDNNGGDAGDAKANESYERLIAEIGKAGGAHYEYVNIDPQNNQDGGAPNANIRVGFLYNPERVTLTEGNPHGDATTAVGYENGKLTLNPGRIDPNNPAFNSSRKPLAAQFEFQGENVIVIANHWNSKSGDTPLFGSKQPPVYGSEIQRHKIATIVYDFIADVKTKNPEAHIVSVGDFNDYQFSESLKIHEGDLMTNMINKVEEFDRYTYVYQGNSQVLDHILVSNQLVDQTEIDILHINADFTDMAGRASDHDPVLVQIGFEAPVVWEPIAVKKVYNLVNEKKKKLNIAEPSVAVKIDANSYLTEGVLLKGDYAELSGEGFKTNKVILEPKKKGLIVDMKGTVMGDVVVDGPHPLQIRGAENIQNISFINGAKPDAVEFYNSKGQRISVPTVEANKAPIVVKTIANKTVKEGEAVSVVLAEHFSDPDGDKLTYTATKGTVDSSSGVLTLALEKGSHIVGVTASDGAKTVTTSFTVTVTAADVPADGYYKDAMGKEGLELKAALHEIISDHKQLSYAEVWDALKKTDEDPNNPDNVILLYSGESRSKARNGGNVGDWNREHTWAKSHGNFGTSKGPGTDIHHLRPTDVQVNSTRGNLDFDNGGSAVKGCSGCFKTANSWEPPDRVKGDVARMLFYMATRYEAGDRVDLELNEKLNNGSAPYHGKLSVLLEWHKQDPVDTFERNRNDVIQEWQGNRNPFIDHPEWVQLIWEQSEVKDLGIAS; from the coding sequence ATGCGTAAAGAAAAATGGAGAAAGCCTTTCAACACTTTTTTATCGATTGGTTTAGTAATGAGTTTACTTGTACCAGTTTTTCCAGCGACATCGAAGGCAGCGACAGTTCCCGCTGACTTGCTGATTTCCGAATATGTGGAGGGAAGCGGCTTTAACAAAGCGCTTGAGCTTTACAATGGCACAGGGACGGCGATTGATTTAAGTGATTATACGTTGGAGCTCTATGCAAATGGGGCGACGGCGGCTAGTTCGAAATTGGCGTTATCGGGCATCTTACCAAGTGAAGAGACATATGTTTTATTCCACAAAGATGCGAGTGATGGTATAAAAAGCAAAGGGCAATTGGAAAATACCAGCGTTATTAATTATAACGGTGATGATGCGCTCGTTTTGAAGAAATCGGGCGTGGTGATTGATTCATTTGGACAAGTCGGGGCGAGAAGCGACTGGGGGACAGATGTGACGTTAGTTCGGAAAGGTACTATTACTTCGGGCGACGCCATTCCGAATGATGCTTTCAATCGCGATGGGGAGTGGATGGTTTATCCGAAAGATACGTTTGAGTATTTAGGGCTCCATGACATGGACGGTTCGCCTGTAGACCCGGAAGTTCCGGAGAATGTCATCTCCATTGCAGCTGCACGCTCCACGAGCTTAGGGGAGAAGGTGACGATTAAGGGGGTAGTCGCTGCCAACTTGAAAAACACGATTTCCGTGCAAGACGCGACGGGTGGGATTGCGGTGCGCCCCGCTAGTTTGAATGCAACGGTCGGGGATGAAGTGACGTTAACTGGTACGTTAGCCGATTACCGCGGTCTGCTTCAACTGGATAATGCGATCATCGTTGAGAAAAGCGGAAGTGTCGGGGCACCGACGCCTAAAGTGGTAACGGGTGCTGGCGTAGCAGAAGACCATGAATCACAGCTTGTCATTGCACAAAATATTGAATTGATTGACGTGCAGGCAGGCGCTGGTTGGGCTAATTATATTGCAACGGACGGCACGGCGGAGTTTGTTGTTCGTGATGAAAACAATCATCTTGGTTTAGCGGTTGGCATGACCTATGAGTCTATTACAGGAGTCATTCAGCAATTTGATGCGGATTATCAACTAATCCCGCGTTCACCACAAGATCTTGTGGTGGATAGTTCAATCGTACAACCGGTTTCTGCAAATCCAGCGGGAGGAACGTTTGTCGGAAGCACGACGGTCACTTTATCGACACCGACTGTTAATGCAGACATTCTGTACACATTGGATGGAAAAGATCCGCTTGAGTTTGGCATGAGCTATGAAGCGCCCATCAAAATCACAGCGGATACAACGCTTAAAGCAGTTGTGAAAATGGAGGATGGACAAGTCAGTGACGTAAAAACTTTCGTCTATACGATTACGGAAAGCCTACAAATCCATGACATCCAAGGGGCAGGCCATCATTCACCATTTGTCAATCAAACCGTTGAAGGCATCGAAGGGATTGTCACGTATTCCTATACGTTAACGGGTTCAACTTATTACCATATTCAAACGCCGGATGCTTTAGCGGATGACAATCCGCATACATCTGAGGCAATTATCCTGTACAGTGGGCGGACTGCTTGGCCGATTCAAGTCGGTGATGTAGTTTCCGTCTCGGGGAAAGTGAGCGAATATGCGATTGATGGGTATGCGGATCGCCAGGAGACAGATCTAACAATGACGCAAATCAATGTCCGTGACGATCAAGGCGGAAAGGTTGTCCTCCTAGAAAGAGGCGTGGCATTGCCTGAAGCCGTTATAATTGATGAAACGAATTTGCCGTCTACGCATATTGATAGCGATCAATTTACCCTATTCAACCCTGAAGTCGATGCTATAGATTTCTGGGAGAGTCTCGAGGCGATGCGCGTGGAAGTAGGCAATGTGAAAGCGGTGGCGCCGCAAGAACATGGGGACTTGGTAACTGTTCTTGAACAGGCATCGACGAATACGTTGCATGGTGGTTTGTTGCTAGAACAAGACAATCAACATGCAAATCGTGTGCAGTTCCGTTTAGAGCCGAATGGGCCAGCTCGCGATTTCGAGGTGGCGACGGGTGATACGTTTGACGGCCCGATTACGGGAGTCGTCGGCTATTCATTCCAAAACTATAAAATCTATGTTTCGTTAGATGATATGAAGGCGGCACATACGAAAGGCAGTGCAGCACCTGAAAAGACGACGATTGTCAAAGCGGACGACAAGTTGACCATTGCTTCGTATAACTTGGAAAACTTCTCGAACAACACAAAGTCTACCTCAGCGGATAAAGCGCAAAAGCTAGCGCGTGCGTTTGCTGTCGATATGCAAAGTCCCGATATTGTTGGTGTGACGGAAGTCCAAGATAATAACGGTGGGGATGCAGGCGATGCCAAGGCAAATGAGAGCTATGAACGGTTGATTGCGGAAATTGGCAAAGCCGGTGGTGCGCACTATGAATATGTCAATATCGACCCGCAGAACAATCAAGACGGTGGCGCACCGAATGCGAATATTCGTGTCGGTTTCCTTTACAATCCGGAACGTGTGACACTAACGGAAGGGAATCCACATGGCGATGCGACAACGGCTGTGGGCTATGAAAATGGTAAATTGACGCTGAATCCTGGTCGGATTGACCCGAATAATCCAGCATTCAACAGTAGCCGTAAACCGCTCGCTGCACAATTTGAATTCCAAGGTGAAAACGTGATTGTCATTGCGAATCATTGGAATTCAAAATCAGGCGATACGCCATTATTTGGCTCCAAACAACCGCCTGTCTATGGCAGTGAGATTCAACGTCATAAAATTGCAACAATCGTTTATGATTTTATTGCAGATGTGAAAACGAAAAATCCAGAAGCACATATCGTTTCAGTCGGTGATTTCAATGACTACCAGTTTTCCGAAAGCTTGAAGATCCATGAAGGCGACCTGATGACCAACATGATCAACAAGGTGGAAGAATTCGATCGTTACACGTATGTGTACCAAGGGAATTCGCAAGTATTGGATCATATACTCGTGTCCAATCAGTTGGTCGATCAAACAGAAATCGATATTCTTCATATCAATGCGGACTTTACAGACATGGCTGGACGAGCCAGTGATCATGACCCGGTACTTGTCCAAATTGGGTTCGAAGCGCCTGTTGTATGGGAACCGATAGCTGTGAAAAAAGTATATAACTTAGTGAATGAAAAAAAGAAAAAGTTGAACATCGCTGAGCCGAGTGTCGCTGTTAAAATCGATGCGAACTCCTACTTGACGGAGGGCGTTCTATTGAAAGGTGATTATGCGGAATTAAGTGGCGAAGGCTTCAAGACGAATAAAGTGATTCTCGAACCGAAGAAAAAAGGTTTAATCGTTGATATGAAAGGCACCGTCATGGGGGATGTGGTTGTCGATGGGCCGCATCCATTGCAAATTCGAGGTGCTGAAAACATTCAAAACATTAGCTTTATCAACGGGGCAAAACCGGATGCTGTCGAGTTTTACAATTCAAAAGGGCAACGCATCAGCGTTCCAACGGTAGAGGCAAACAAAGCGCCTATCGTTGTGAAAACCATCGCGAATAAAACAGTGAAAGAAGGAGAAGCTGTCTCAGTCGTTCTGGCTGAGCACTTCTCCGATCCTGACGGCGATAAGCTGACATACACGGCGACGAAAGGGACAGTCGATTCGTCCAGCGGTGTGCTGACACTTGCGCTTGAAAAAGGAAGTCATATCGTCGGCGTCACGGCGAGCGATGGTGCGAAAACAGTGACCACAAGCTTCACGGTCACTGTAACTGCTGCGGACGTTCCGGCCGATGGCTATTACAAAGATGCTATGGGCAAAGAGGGGCTAGAGTTGAAAGCGGCTCTTCATGAGATTATTTCGGATCACAAGCAACTTTCCTATGCTGAGGTGTGGGATGCGTTAAAGAAAACGGATGAAGATCCAAACAATCCAGACAATGTCATCTTGCTGTATTCCGGTGAGTCGCGCTCCAAAGCCCGTAACGGCGGGAACGTAGGCGACTGGAACCGTGAACATACGTGGGCAAAATCGCATGGCAACTTCGGCACGAGCAAAGGCCCAGGAACGGATATTCACCATTTGCGTCCGACAGATGTCCAAGTGAATAGTACCAGAGGGAATTTGGATTTTGATAATGGAGGATCTGCCGTAAAGGGGTGTTCTGGCTGTTTCAAAACAGCGAATTCATGGGAACCGCCTGACCGGGTGAAAGGCGATGTGGCAAGAATGTTGTTTTACATGGCTACTCGTTATGAAGCCGGCGACCGTGTTGATCTTGAGTTGAATGAAAAGCTAAACAACGGAAGCGCTCCGTACCACGGAAAGCTATCTGTCCTTCTCGAATGGCACAAGCAAGATCCAGTCGATACATTCGAACGCAACCGCAATGATGTCATCCAGGAATGGCAAGGCAACCGGAACCCGTTCATCGATCATCCGGAATGGGTGCAACTGATTTGGGAGCAGAGTGAAGTGAAAGATTTAGGGATTGCTTCTTGA
- a CDS encoding pyridoxamine kinase: protein MKKVAVIQDMSSFGKCSLTAAIPVLSVMGVQAVPLPTAIFTAQTGYPSFYCEDLTSKMDYFVEEWSKLGASFDGIHTGFVTGKEQIDNIFTFLHTFYSNETRLLVDPVMGDMGEMYKTYSGALLDRMKELVKSADIITPNVTECCLLTGLSYDKLQTYRNESDYIHALEEAGQQLQQTTKGTVIITGLNPPSVVPNKRHVGNMYVDANRSFTSIRDYNGESYSGTGDLFAAVIMGGMMRGQDLVESMKLAETFLAAAIESTSKEQIPREAGVNFEQFLRMLL, encoded by the coding sequence ATGAAAAAAGTGGCTGTCATTCAGGACATGTCATCCTTTGGGAAATGCTCGTTAACGGCTGCGATTCCTGTGCTGTCTGTGATGGGGGTTCAGGCGGTACCGTTGCCAACTGCGATTTTTACAGCGCAAACGGGGTATCCGAGCTTTTATTGTGAGGATTTAACGTCAAAAATGGACTACTTTGTGGAGGAATGGAGCAAGCTTGGTGCATCTTTTGATGGCATTCACACGGGCTTTGTGACGGGAAAAGAGCAAATCGATAACATATTTACGTTTTTACATACCTTCTATTCGAATGAAACGAGGCTGCTTGTCGACCCGGTGATGGGCGATATGGGTGAAATGTATAAAACGTATTCGGGTGCGTTGCTGGATCGTATGAAGGAACTCGTGAAGAGCGCGGACATTATTACGCCAAATGTGACAGAGTGCTGCTTGCTGACAGGTTTGTCATATGACAAGCTACAGACCTATCGAAATGAGTCAGATTATATTCATGCACTAGAGGAGGCGGGCCAACAGCTGCAGCAGACAACTAAAGGGACTGTCATAATCACGGGCTTGAACCCGCCATCAGTAGTTCCGAACAAACGGCATGTAGGCAATATGTATGTCGATGCAAATCGTTCGTTTACGAGTATTCGTGACTATAATGGCGAGAGTTATTCGGGAACGGGTGATTTGTTTGCAGCGGTCATCATGGGTGGGATGATGCGCGGGCAGGATTTAGTAGAATCCATGAAGCTCGCGGAGACGTTTTTAGCCGCTGCGATTGAATCGACGTCAAAGGAGCAAATTCCACGCGAGGCAGGCGTCAACTTCGAACAATTTTTGCGCATGTTGTTGTAG
- a CDS encoding MarR family transcriptional regulator: MKENQCSKTLSEVDGIFTASDFPVNFAIIALARYHRSTATDLLRETGLFPGQEMMLMQLWKKDNQSQNAIGKALGINHSTVAKSVRRLEEAGLVTMKRSDLDKRVTLVSLTQAGMDIKEEVLNVWRTVENTVTENLTDDEKSVFLNLAEKIVNNS, translated from the coding sequence ATGAAAGAAAATCAATGTTCTAAAACACTTTCTGAAGTGGATGGCATTTTCACTGCTTCAGACTTCCCAGTAAATTTCGCAATCATTGCACTCGCTCGCTACCATCGTTCAACCGCAACTGATTTATTACGAGAAACTGGATTATTTCCCGGGCAAGAAATGATGTTAATGCAGCTATGGAAAAAGGACAACCAATCACAAAATGCGATCGGGAAAGCATTAGGCATTAATCATTCAACAGTGGCCAAGTCCGTTCGTAGATTAGAAGAAGCAGGCCTTGTGACTATGAAGCGTTCTGATTTGGATAAACGGGTAACATTGGTTTCCCTTACGCAAGCAGGGATGGATATAAAAGAAGAAGTCCTAAATGTTTGGAGAACGGTTGAAAATACAGTTACCGAAAATCTTACAGATGATGAAAAAAGTGTGTTTTTGAATTTAGCCGAAAAAATTGTGAATAACAGCTAA
- a CDS encoding dihydrofolate reductase family protein, which translates to MSNDVRPRRIILDLAVTLDGFIEGKNGEVDWCIMDSEMGFNDFLNQIDTILYGRKSYNLWGQYTPKMEDADAEKEMWALVHSKEKYVFSRTQKGIDHKAIFINENIPEEVNKLKNKPGKDIWLYGGASLITTFIDLGLVDEFRLSVHPVILGEGRPLFSDIKQRLNLTLMNTRTFSSGVVQLIYHSNKN; encoded by the coding sequence ATGTCCAATGACGTAAGGCCAAGAAGAATAATTTTAGATTTAGCAGTCACGTTAGACGGCTTTATTGAAGGAAAAAATGGGGAAGTTGATTGGTGCATCATGGACTCTGAGATGGGGTTTAATGATTTTCTAAATCAAATAGATACGATTTTATATGGAAGAAAAAGTTACAATTTATGGGGACAATATACTCCCAAAATGGAAGATGCTGATGCTGAAAAAGAAATGTGGGCATTGGTTCATAGTAAAGAGAAATATGTGTTTTCCAGAACACAAAAAGGAATTGATCATAAAGCAATATTCATAAATGAAAATATTCCTGAAGAAGTAAATAAATTAAAGAATAAGCCGGGTAAAGATATCTGGTTATACGGTGGAGCAAGTCTTATTACAACTTTTATCGATTTAGGGCTTGTTGATGAATTTAGATTGTCTGTTCATCCTGTTATTTTGGGAGAAGGAAGACCGTTGTTTAGTGATATAAAACAGAGGTTGAATTTAACATTAATGAATACAAGAACTTTTTCCTCTGGCGTTGTTCAACTAATCTACCATTCGAATAAAAATTAA
- a CDS encoding SLAP domain-containing protein codes for MKKKRMERGLTTMQKLYFEPAWDKTIAPNDREKIINHFQQQTKQLQDGVHLSFLWSARNHKSEQLITVLIHNFKETKLRLHNTVIAYYEQDKQLANATFSLPCEIASNTSMPWTFIFSEANESDGEPEYVIK; via the coding sequence ATGAAGAAAAAACGAATGGAACGAGGGTTGACGACAATGCAAAAGCTCTATTTTGAACCTGCTTGGGACAAAACGATTGCCCCTAATGATCGTGAAAAAATCATAAATCATTTCCAACAACAAACAAAACAACTACAAGACGGCGTCCATTTGTCATTTTTATGGAGTGCACGCAACCATAAAAGTGAACAGCTGATCACCGTACTCATTCATAATTTCAAGGAAACAAAACTCCGCTTGCACAATACAGTCATTGCCTATTATGAACAAGACAAACAACTAGCTAATGCAACGTTTAGCCTACCTTGTGAAATTGCTAGCAATACTTCTATGCCATGGACGTTTATATTTTCTGAAGCAAATGAATCGGATGGAGAGCCTGAGTATGTGATTAAATAA